The Eriocheir sinensis breed Jianghai 21 chromosome 48, ASM2467909v1, whole genome shotgun sequence genomic sequence CCCTGGAATCAAAGGAGGCAGAAAACAGCAAGACAGAATCTCAGAGGGAAAGAGAAACCTCGGGGTCAAAGGGAACGGAAACTCCAAGAAAGAGACAGTCACTTGATTTAGAAGAGGCAGAAACTTCAGAGAAAAAACTGTCCCTGGAATTAGAAGAGGCAGAAAGTAGCAAGGCAGAAACACCAGAAAACAGACTGTCCTTGGAATTAGAAGAGGCAGAAAGTAGCAAGGCAGAAACACCAGAAAACAGACTGTCCTTGGAATTAGAAGAGGCAGAAAGTAGCAAGGCAGAAACACCAGAAAACAGACTGTCTTTGGAATTAGAAAAGGCAGAAAGTAGCAAGGCAGAAACACCAGAAAACAGACTGTCTTTGGAATTAGAAAAGGCAGAAAGTAGCAAGGCAGAAACTCCAGAGAACAGACTGTTTTTGGAATCCGAGGAGGCAGAAAGCAGTAGTGCCGAGACTCCAGAAAAAAGACTGTACTTGGAATCAGAAGAAACAGAAAGCAGTGATTCAGAAACTCCAGAAAAGAGGACGTCCTTGGAATCAGAGAAGGCAGCAAGCAGCAAGGCCGAAACTACAGGGAAACGACTGTCCTTGGAATCAGAGAAGGCAGCAAGCAGCAAGCCCGAAACTACAGGGAAACAACTGTCCTTGGAATCAGAGAAGGCAGCAAGCAGCAAGGCCGAAACTACAGGGAAACGACTGTCCTTGGAATCAGAGAAGGCAGCAAGCAGCAAGCCCGAAACTACAGGGAAACAACTGTCCTTGGAATCAGAAGAGGCAAAAAATAGCAAGACAGAGACTCCAGGACTGCAGTTAGGATCAGAGGAGGCAGACACCAAGATGACAGTGACTCCAAGGGAAAGAGTAGCCTTACCCTCTGATGTCTCTCcaaaaagaaatgtaaagaaaggaaaattgacttcccatgatgaaaaaagagattCTCCTTTGTATGTGAGGAAGCTGAGTGCAGGGGGTCAagccaaagaaaaggaagaggcggcTGAAAGAAATCCCGTCACCAAACCATTGCCGGTGCCTCCGTCAGAAAGTGTCACCGATAAAGCACAGTGTGAAGGGagcaaaaaaatcatatataccaTTGAAGATGTCTTTGGTTCAGATGTAAGTAGCTCAGATGACTCTAACCTGAAAAGTCCCTCCAGTAAAGAGAATGACTCAGACTCAGGAGACAGCTTTTCCAGTAAGCCCTCCACGCCAGTAGAAGGTGAAGTGCATGTTGCTGAGGAAGAGAATCAGACCACTTTGAGGAGAAGCAACAGGTCAACAAGAAACCGAGGCGTATCACGTTTCCAGTCGGCCGAAGTCTTACGTGTGCAACGAAAGCCATTTGGAGTTGGAAGAGGCCGAGCCAATGGGCGTCAGGCAGCTCCGAGAGGGAGAGGGCGGAGAGGTGGAACTGTACACATTGAGGAGGTGGTGATAGAGGCGATCTTTGGCACTAGTGACTTAAGCTCAAAGGAAACAACCCCTGATGGCAGTGAAGTTGCAGTTCGGCCTAAAATCAAAAGAGGTCTGGGAGCAAGGAGACCTGGAGGTGGGAGGGCCAGAGGGAGAAGCAGATCATTGATAGACAGTCCTGAATCCCCTGACGAAGGagcacagaaggaagggaggaagtctGCAAGTGCTCCAGTGTACAACATTTCTGATTCTTCATCATCACCAGAAGCTTCAGATAAGTCTAGGGAGGATGAGGAACATGAAGCTGCATCTGAACTAGACACAAACAAGAAAGGCAAGGATGGTAAGAGCCTTGAGCTGCAGCAAAATGAGGGCCATGAATTACAGCAAAGTGAGGGCCATGAATTACAGCAAAATGAAGACCATGGATTACAGGAAAATGAAGGCCATGAATTACAGCAAAATGAAGACCATGGATTACAGGAAAATGAAGGCCATGGATTACAGCAAAATGAAGACCATGAATTACAGCAAAATGAAGACCATGGATTACAGCAAAATGAAGACCATGGATTACAGGAAAATGAAGACCATGAATTACAGCAAAATGTGGGCCATGAATTACAGCAAAAGAAAATTAGTAAGTTATCTTTGAATTGGACCCTTAAACCACAGCAAAGCAAGACCCAAGCACTGCAACAAACTAAGGACCATGAATCTCCACAGACTGAGGACCATGAATCTCCACAAACTGAGGAAAGTAATTCAGCTCAAAATAAGGCCCAAAAATTACGACCACCAATCCAAAAGCCATTCTCCTGCTGGGGTGGAGGCATGAAGACCCCAAATTCTTCTGAGGATAGTAATTCAGCTCAAAATAAGGCCCAAGAATTACGACCACCAATCCAAAAGCCATTCTCCTGCTGGGGTGGAGGCATGAAGACGCCCAATTTTTCTGCTGTTAGGAACCACACAACCTTAAAACCAAAGAACTTTAGGATTCTCTGGTCATCAAACTCGAAAGAATCCGGAACCTCTGTGAGTGTCAAGACCATTAATGTAGGGGACCACAGCACTGAGGACCAGCCACATGAGTCAAGTTCTCAGTGTCACCAGCTCCCACAAGAGGATAACTCATTGCATTCAGAGGTTAAAGTTGTGAAGGAGAAGCAATGTGAATCTACTCAGCCTCAGCCCCAGACCAAAGCCACACCTGGGAGTGAACATGAAAAGAGACAGCTGCCTGCATCCACATCCCAGCCTCATCTCCCACAAGAGGATAACTCATTGCATTCAGAGGTTAAAGTTGTGAAGGAGAAGCAATGTGAATCTACTCAGCCTGAGCCCCAGAACAAAGCTACACCTGGGAGTGAACATGAAAAGGGACAGCTGCCTGCATCCACATCTCGGCCTCATCTCCCACAAGAGGAAAGGGCCAGACATGACAAGAAACAGACATTTGAACCCATCTCTCAGCCCCTCAAGACCCCAAAGAGTGTACAAACAGGgagtgaggaaataaagaaacactcatctgCATCAAGTAACCAGACCTCGCAACTTACAAGTAACACTCCAGTTgtgggaaaagaaataaagaaacaatcgTCTTCATCATCTAATCAGGCCTCTCAACCTAAGAGAAAGAACACAGTGGATGGAAGCAAAAAAACGATGGAATGGCCAACTTCATCTACTCAAACTTCTAAACCAaagaacagcagcagcaccaaatcagaagggaaagaaggcatgAAGAACCCAATCCTATCCACCACTGAGACTTCACTGCTcaaacaaaagaacaacaacTCAAATGAAGAAGTTGCAAAAGAGAAGAATAGCTCATCCACCCATCTGGCTCCACAGctcaaaaggaagagaagtaccTCAAGGGAAGAAGGTGCAGAAGAGAAGCTGAGTTCATCCTCCCATCAGGCATCTCACCCCAAGAAGGGCAAGTCCAAAAGAAATAATAACCCATGTAGCAGGGAAGAAGGCATGGAAGGAAAGCCAAGCCCATCCCTGCCTCAGCCTCTTCAGCcccagaagaagagagaaacaccCACACAGAGGAGTCCACAGTCCCAGGGTTGTGCCAGGTTGATCGTCTTCACAGGGCCATCACCCAACATCTCCCTGCACCGACTACGAGAGGAGGGAGACCTGGGCCAAGTGATCAATGTCACACCAAGGCTACacttaaaggaaaaaagaaaaagtcctAAAGTTCCTCAAGGTAAGTTTATTGCTTTCTTCTCTTATGAAACTGAGTAGCATTTTTGTAGTGGCATACCGTATGTCATGTAACCTGGTGTGGAAAGTCTTTTAGGGAGGGACTCacagacttggcatcattgcttgggtgaagGTCTGGAAAGAATACAAAATCAGGTTCCTGTATtttagaacaagttaagaataTGCCAATGAGCGCTCAAGACCAGCACCAAGCAGTGATGCCAGGTCAAGAGTCCCTCCCCAGAGAAAAATCCGCACCACAGACTACAGTACACTTTCTTTGAAACCTTTCATTCTTGCATTGATGTTAAATTTATAGTTTACTGGATAACACTGCTGTGAGTTTTATCTCTGATTGATATATTTACTATTGGGAGATAAGTCACAAAATTCCATTAAATGGTAAATAATTCTGAAAAATTACGAATTGTCACTGTACCGTCATTTTCACCAATGAACTTCCATTTTTTGTGACTGTGAATTCAAATTCTTAGAACAAAATGCTTTTATAATCTATTTATTTAACTAAAAAGTTTATCTCTCCCGGCAGATAAAATAAATAGTGCTGCAAAGTCTTCATCAAAACGGAAGAGGGCCGCCAAGAGCACTCCAGAAGCTGCGGTGGAACAGGAAAGTGTCCTAAAGCCTTCACCGAGGAAGAGGAGTCTGACCTCCAGTTCCAGACATGAAGGAGACCGTCATGGCCCGCAGGCATCTCCTCTGCCCACGTCATTAACACCTGACTGCCGAACTGGAATGGCTAAACTTAATGCTGACTCTACCAAGAGTAAGAACGTGGGTAATGATCCACAGTCCTCTTTACAAGCAAGACTCAAACAGGCAAATGAAGGCAGATCCTCAAAAAAAGTTAAAGGCAAAAATATAACTCAAGCTTCTGGAAAGGAAAGAATTTCTTCTGCTAACAAGTCTTTCACCTTGGTCCCTTCCGGTCGTCATGAGACTGAAAAAACTAGTAAAGCTCATAAAGGAACCCATGACAGTGCAAAAACTTCCTCTAAAAACTGTGGTACAAAGACTGATGTCCCCCCTGCAGAAATGAGCTCTCCTGTTAGGACAGTATCAAGTCACAGTGATGCAGAAGAAAACTCCAAGGAGCACTGCCTCATGACCTACACTGCCTTGCCTTCAACACCTGAGAAAAAGGTGGGACGAATTTGCCATTCCATCGTCAAAGAAGGGAAGGCCATGGTAGCCTTTCCCTCGCCCTCAAAGCCACACTCGGTATTACCTAACTTGATGATTCCTCAGCGTAGTTTGTTCAGGGACCAAACGGACACGGCTGAACAACCTCAAAGTTTTAGCAGCACTTCTTGTTCTCTCCAGGGCAAATCTGGAGGTGAGGGGAATCAGGGATCAAGGAGAATGTTTGATGATTATTCACAACTTAACTTCAGTAATAAGATTGTTATGAATGATGCTGCTGAAAACCTACaccaaggagagaggaaaacagcaaAATGTAACCTGAttagaaaaacgaaggaaagcatTTCAATCAATAGTGTTGGAGGTGATCACCACGGCCCCCAAAATGAAGAGGGGTCTAAGAATTCAGATATTCTGCAAGGTACTGCAAATGAACGAATGCTAACCGACCTCAGAGAATTTACTAATGTTCGTCAGGAAGATTATATTGTGCATGGAAGCCAAAGCTCTTCACACTTcacaggtgatgatgatgaggaaaaagtggaggaagaagaagacagtgACGTCCTGAGGATTGAAGAGCACTCTGAAAATGAGTATGAGGACGTTGAAGTGATTTCCAAAATAGAGCTGCAGTTTAGTAACATGATTGACATTTTCTCCTTAAACCTTGATCATGAAAAGGAAATACAAAGCAAACAGCACACGCCTTCCCCACCAACaacaaagcaaaagaagaaagagaagagttcCACATCCCCAAGAAGAAAAACACCAGCACAGGGCACTCGGAAAGCACCCACAAAGAGTTACCTCACACCAGTCACTCCTAAGAGACCTCTcgccaggaagagaaggagcagtggGGCCACACCTGGATGCCATGCGCTGACAGAGAAAGGCAGGACAAAGGTGGGAAGGGCCAGCATTCAGTCACTCACTTCCCATAAATTTCAAAGCTCAACCGAGGAAGAAGCCGGGTGTTATGCTGGGCGGAGTCGGCcagtggagaggaaaagggagagccACACCTCTACTGAGAAGAGACGAAGGATCACCCCAATAAGGATCGGGGATGTGGAGTCTCGGGGAAAAGTCGGAACTCCCAAAGAACCTCACTGGGGCCATAACAGAGGCGGCGCAGGAGTCCATTGGGAGACGTGAGTGTTCAGTGTTGTGGTAACtttgtgctggtggtggagggaatgcaatttttatttacattattcatccattttccttcatcatcatcatcgtttaacgtccatttattccctatggtggggttgggcgggatatgagcctcctccactgttgccggtccatctTTGGTGCCATCACATGCTCATAGGTTCTCTCAATAAGAAAGAATTaatccggtagctgcgggggtcatgtttcttaaaggcccttcttagcgagaaaaatgagaaaaaattatcactcacacaaaccatttcataatatatatcaacccatttgtgatcagtttatgcatcatctgttttgggagggtttgtatcatggcaaaaatttggcccgtcactggtacacggtagagccacaaatttggcccatcgctggtacacggtaaagccacaaatttggcccgtcgctgctaccgggttaaaccttCCTTATTGAGAGAAGCTATGTCTTGATGGATGACTGAAAGTTTAGTTTATGTCACAGTTATAAATTGATGTTTGATGTATGTATATAGAACGTATCATTTCCAATAAGTATTTTCCAATTGCTTATGAATTTCCTGAATGAACTGGTGCTATGGTAAAGTacataacattattattattgtattatagttttgttagtttttttgttATGCATTAGAAACTGTGGAGGATAATCTTGCATTAGGATTACAGTTGTGAGAAGTGACCGACCTTGTTTTTCCACAGgacggaggggagaggaagtgccTGGGGTCAACTGGAAAGATTCGGAGGTGAGTTGGTCCCCTAATGTTTTGGTGCCTAACCCAAGAAGCAGTGTGTGTATAGCCCTTTAGTTTAGGTGCATAACCCTATCAGCAGTGTTGTATAGTTCTTGAGTTTAAAGCTCCTCTGAGAATTTTAAGTGAAGTTTGATTAAgccaaagaggaacagaaggcaTATTCCTCTTCCTGTATGTCTTGAGCAGACCCCTGACCTCTTATCTGAAGTTAAACATTTGTCTCTGGGTGTCACCAACCACCAGAGGTAGTGACCCTTTCAGTCAACCATGTTGCATTACCTTTATTCCAGGTTAAGCAGAGATAGTCTTCATCTCCTCTAGGTAAAGGAGCGAGATATTCAGTCTTCCTTCCCAAAGAgaccttttcttcattccctccatgTTGTAGATATTTTTCCCATTCTTCAGGGTCAAAGAGgtgtatttttccctttctttcaagtCAGTGAGACATTTATCCTCTCTAAGGTTAAGGAGACATTTTTTCCTAATTTCCAGGTCGAGGAGGTCTGAGTGAACGTAGTGTCAGCTCACTCTCCAGTATCAGTCCTGGACGCCTTTTGATCTCTGAGTCTCCTAGAGGGCCTGACTCCTCTCCAGCAGCCCTGTCAGACTTTGCAGCCCCCATCAACCACACATTGCCCAGCTTGCCCCTAACAACAGTCCctgccaccaccacaccccccaAGACAAGACCTGTGACAGCCCCAGCCTCCCCCATGTCCAGCACTGCCTCTTGGGTGTCTTCAGGCGACCCAAGGCTAGAGAGGCAGGGGACTAACTCACAGACATACATCATTGAGTCAGAAGCATCAAGGGAAGTAGGGGAGGACAACTTTCTAGGAAGGTGAGAAAGTCGAGTTATGAATTTCGTATCATATTTTCAGTCACAGGAGAACTTAAGTGGTGTTCTCATTTGTGATTCAGAAATTTCCACTATTCAGATATAGGTAGCCTTtgttataaatatattttttttagccatatttactttatttgaaccccccccaaaaaattacATGCAGTATATGCAGTATTTGTAAAGCAAGGTTTGCTCATACCAAACTAATAAATTCCATTGAAATAACATGATTTTGCACAAAAAATGAtgttgtgtagtttttttttGCTACCTATCACATATTAAATTGACATCCTACTGTACTTTGATAAAACAGAAGAATGCTAAATGACCACAGCTCCCCCTTCAGACAGCGCAAAGCCCGACATATGGCACAGGAGCTCCACAGAGGCGGCATCTTGGAAATCGCCCGCAGCCCCGACAAGCAACTGGCCATCATGACGAGCCATCTGCAGGTGAGGCAGCGTGTGTGGGAGGTGGCGTTCAGGGGGTCTCAGGTGCCACTTGAACATATATTGAATAACACATGTTGCTATTTTAACTTTTCCCTATTGACGATATGCTAAATGTCTTTTCCTTGACAGGGAGGGAGTCTACACATGAGTGAGGAGAGCCTGCTGAGTTTGCCtcgcaccccccccaccccaggcaagcatctcttcatccctcctcctccaagcctTCCTGGAATCTTctcaaacagcagcagcagcagcagctacttCCACTCACAATCGAGGCAGGACTCCATCAACCTCCCACCGAAGAAGCGAAGGGAGTTGGTCTTCACC encodes the following:
- the LOC126981424 gene encoding uncharacterized protein LOC126981424 isoform X5 produces the protein MASLLPSEVARLVLGYVEENKCEKTSAKLQEELPVLAECALQRRKGRKVPLRVGSQNLEDMLADYSASKDYVLESVQNYSSTLKELPRSGSLLSQVQALVAIIINNKDAIKQNKATLGPIKNYKQQRRMVRLQNDLRMRTHNAQCHTSQQLDDQLSATPAEDLPGSSHRDSGYVEHAGDHCGERYRLRSHSHPSGSLPSASHSGHDVEEARQDSFGGDSTSMSLMQDLDTSHQRRKGIVKRRNQSAEQTPVKMSPGLDNEANFEKILKNLYENTALHEKIAENINRGLSTQCKLGHVPGEVDEDNNSLSFSSAKKGRDCSSSSIDGRERNCGVVEPVPGTSGGGDAAFLKEFEHIVTGIISETTSDPVFECLIDEVFGCSSPQSGISKGDDGSAGFGQGSTPEPASGPSRLLSTPVPPPPPSSTPSSHSLLPIAQTVPPHQSPVTCHQSPAHNLSTPHIHMSPVNDTSPCLSPTSESHVHHAPMPSFSPGSHPTSSLCKPFPSLPSPKKIDMWANRNLSHENMQVAKDKTQTLSSLRDTVQESLQNASSDSMREDMSSSWSSSVRLESGSSCLTKHTVAAAPSLSCNQKSPPLREGNDGSKTTSFSPPATRLSRRKKSKQNCSTKSKEDENNLGEQLLKEFADFQSSRSDKVDGCEESGKLRSDDQSEAPEEANLTPIELPTEKETANDQEGEGNLKVPSKESTPTSQPRHETQIAGLENTNLEQACQGAPVGGEDAHAGDEGHSGTGQVEMEMETQTAVEPETEPAISSEALAVNVCHSDSKLKEVNKEVQYNNESHALKLNSAPVPLVRSNTIPGLVPSVSSSEENTYTITELAPAAPLDLTSLVSSMCSVDGYDISYPDPTHASAASWSAQTPSSSVVQSANVWDPTEVTQHSLVQQDTDAQRNVESQPKPLTVFLPPVATRKEAEKQLMNFVNEGGFKTMNIPTFTAPLSHSITANKLTGNEIQFHTTSAYPGRLMHTIAPKMASSYPLSQGPADGTEKVSRFTTYTLANNITFTVPEVATLADGPENKGAKGKGSRKTSAKKKTKNSSNNTGSNESKPKKTRPTKSTSKKNGPNKSPTKKTVSKKSAPKKTGSNKSKAKKTTSKKSASKEGESGLTTPQEVTPGAAAESVKPKSSATKKTQETKTNKGKKATPKKRQKTKNKSEAKKPSQRSRKSSKENQESEANMSDNNIISVALSFALNSVTPKKNESLPEEPPTGETSHDGASGTGVSAESVEGVTAETKIVTREEAGSGDPSLSATGGVSGEHTLSRTGLASSEPDDMAAATSDSQGSPGEASCSMKNSGNEVVQASSTEHIAGNTAPQSTSKQKQVSRKFNSGRSPQLKALLELSRSLSPSKRALALKESSQSEESPCIRTLHMRGSQSTPSRKNSHIRVLDFTTPQKRSAFTRSPRRAVTNLKFSPPAGLRFQRNSRKFSQNPAAKPEALKKIAEEESAVTKTIDKEHAVSDKGKLRAGTSSPRKSSPRGSRISPCVRPRSDDRKSDTKCSNSRQTSVGSLSKVDFLDPKHSSLLLSEDEENIVLHLEGEDSLSSCGKSPASESGSVHLFDLPRVDSQGFNFNMITNDPNSDSLEDELPDLMGTFAVSDIVQHSGARPKQMETPSKAAATIPSISLSPVCLEPPTPILPSEQKSNSNTCDDLHTPVPMVVPNVTRTPLIKDYPQGPYSSSSVCSSYYMPSERSFTESEDSPNKLDTLEENAEIEELDSLVSSSENDSELNNTVKYAGSAKSSKQKSGPGHGAKNDVAKSTPKRSPAKLPGKEMGELIEQEMLRLFSGQESSSPTKEPDQVDTPSLKCSASSDSNSRDSSKGKQGKKRRMPSMKYQILVDSTCSEDETDVRSENRLPSVSSSKRRSNEVPAARLKLKKGSRNHCGKADEKEVEQAQGEKPTSDLKEVESSISESRRKTSEMENTDDSMTRTPRKKMTSISEKTENRVMKKSPKRKLLTLESKEAENSKTESQRERETSGSKGTETPRKRQSLDLEEAETSEKKLSLELEEAESSKAETPENRLSLELEEAESSKAETPENRLSLELEEAESSKAETPENRLSLELEKAESSKAETPENRLSLELEKAESSKAETPENRLFLESEEAESSSAETPEKRLYLESEETESSDSETPEKRTSLESEKAASSKAETTGKRLSLESEKAASSKAETTGKRLSLESEKAASSKPETTGKQLSLESEEAKNSKTETPGLQLGSEEADTKMTVTPRERVALPSDVSPKRNVKKGKLTSHDEKRDSPLYVRKLSAGGQAKEKEEAAERNPVTKPLPVPPSESVTDKAQCEGSKKIIYTIEDVFGSDVSSSDDSNLKSPSSKENDSDSGDSFSSKPSTPVEGEVHVAEEENQTTLRRSNRSTRNRGVSRFQSAEVLRVQRKPFGVGRGRANGRQAAPRGRGRRGGTVHIEEVVIEAIFGTSDLSSKETTPDGSEVAVRPKIKRGLGARRPGGGRARGRSRSLIDSPESPDEGAQKEGRKSASAPVYNISDSSSSPEASDKSREDEEHEAASELDTNKKGKDGKSLELQQNEGHELQQSEGHELQQNEDHGLQENEGHELQQNEDHGLQENEGHGLQQNEDHELQQNEDHGLQQNEDHGLQENEDHELQQNVGHELQQKKISKLSLNWTLKPQQSKTQALQQTKDHESPQTEDHESPQTEESNSAQNKAQKLRPPIQKPFSCWGGGMKTPNSSEDSNSAQNKAQELRPPIQKPFSCWGGGMKTPNFSAVRNHTTLKPKNFRILWSSNSKESGTSVSVKTINVGDHSTEDQPHESSSQCHQLPQEDNSLHSEVKVVKEKQCESTQPQPQTKATPGSEHEKRQLPASTSQPHLPQEDNSLHSEVKVVKEKQCESTQPEPQNKATPGSEHEKGQLPASTSRPHLPQEERARHDKKQTFEPISQPLKTPKSVQTGSEEIKKHSSASSNQTSQLTSNTPVVGKEIKKQSSSSSNQASQPKRKNTVDGSKKTMEWPTSSTQTSKPKNSSSTKSEGKEGMKNPILSTTETSLLKQKNNNSNEEVAKEKNSSSTHLAPQLKRKRSTSREEGAEEKLSSSSHQASHPKKGKSKRNNNPCSREEGMEGKPSPSLPQPLQPQKKRETPTQRSPQSQGCARLIVFTGPSPNISLHRLREEGDLGQVINVTPRLHLKEKRKSPKVPQDKINSAAKSSSKRKRAAKSTPEAAVEQESVLKPSPRKRSLTSSSRHEGDRHGPQASPLPTSLTPDCRTGMAKLNADSTKSKNVGNDPQSSLQARLKQANEGRSSKKVKGKNITQASGKERISSANKSFTLVPSGRHETEKTSKAHKGTHDSAKTSSKNCGTKTDVPPAEMSSPVRTVSSHSDAEENSKEHCLMTYTALPSTPEKKVGRICHSIVKEGKAMVAFPSPSKPHSVLPNLMIPQRSLFRDQTDTAEQPQSFSSTSCSLQGKSGGEGNQGSRRMFDDYSQLNFSNKIVMNDAAENLHQGERKTAKCNLIRKTKESISINSVGGDHHGPQNEEGSKNSDILQGTANERMLTDLREFTNVRQEDYIVHGSQSSSHFTGDDDEEKVEEEEDSDVLRIEEHSENEYEDVEVISKIELQFSNMIDIFSLNLDHEKEIQSKQHTPSPPTTKQKKKEKSSTSPRRKTPAQGTRKAPTKSYLTPVTPKRPLARKRRSSGATPGCHALTEKGRTKVGRASIQSLTSHKFQSSTEEEAGCYAGRSRPVERKRESHTSTEKRRRITPIRIGDVESRGKVGTPKEPHWGHNRGGAGVHWETTEGRGSAWGQLERFGGRGGLSERSVSSLSSISPGRLLISESPRGPDSSPAALSDFAAPINHTLPSLPLTTVPATTTPPKTRPVTAPASPMSSTASWVSSGDPRLERQGTNSQTYIIESEASREVGEDNFLGRRMLNDHSSPFRQRKARHMAQELHRGGILEIARSPDKQLAIMTSHLQGGSLHMSEESLLSLPRTPPTPGKHLFIPPPPSLPGIFSNSSSSSSYFHSQSRQDSINLPPKKRRELVFTSDQGKPQEFSKDSNI